In Heyndrickxia vini, the sequence CACTTTTCCCTTCCCCTTTTACGCTAACAACTGTACCAATTCCCCATTTTTTATGTTCTGCTTTATCGCCTACTACCCAAAAAACTTCACTGCCACCTGTACTAGCTGTTACAGGTCTCATCACAGGACGATTCGTAGCAGGTTTACGCGCGGAACCGAATGGCTTATTAATTTGTCTCGCTTCTTTTTGAACAGGTTCAAGTATATCTTCGGGAATTTCACTAATAAAGCGTGAAACAGGATTCATATTCGTACGTCCAAATAATGTACGCATCCCCGCATTTGTTAGGAATAGTTCCTCCTCTGCCCTCGTAATTCCTACATAGGCAAGACGACGCTCCTCTTCCATCTCAGCTTCTTCCATAAGAGAGCGGCTATGTGGAAAGACACCTTCTTCCAGCCCAATTAAGAATACAACAGGGAATTCTAGTCCCTTAGCAGAGTGTAAAGTCATTAATACACATGTTTCATTTTTTGTTTCTTCCTCATCTAGTCGATCAATATCTGCAACAAGGGCAAGATCTGTTAAAAAGGCTACCAAGCTCTTATCATCATTAGCTTCTTCAAAATTCTTTGTTACCGATAAAAATTCATCGATATTTTCAAGTCTGCTTTGCGATTCAATGGTTTTTTCTGCTTTTAACATTTCTCGATAACCTGACTTCTCCAACACTTCTTCAACTAATTCTGTGACAGAGAGGTATTCCTGCATTCCAGTATACCCTTTAATCAACTCGTAAAATCCATTGGCCGCATTGGCGATTTTCGGACTCACGCCGATAAAATCGATTTCCTTTAATGCATCCATAATCGAGAGGTCGTGATCAGCTGCATATCTGGCGATTTTATCAAAGGAAGTCGCACCAATCCCCCGTTTAGGAACATTTATCACCCGTTGTAAACTAATATCATCATTTGGATTTGCAATTAACCGTAGATAAGCCAATATATCCTTGATTTCTTTACGGTCATAGAATTTGATTCCCCCGACAATGTTATATTCAATATTTGATTTTAACAGAACTTCCTCGATAACACGTGATTGTGCATTTGTACGATAAAGGATGGCGATATCGGAAAGTTTCCGCTGACCTGAATTGGTTATTTCTTTAATTTTCCCTGCAACATATTGTGCTTCCGTTTGTTCACTATCTGCACGGTAGTATACGATTTTCGGTCCATCTTCGTTTTCCGTCCATAAATTTTTCGGTTTACGGTTTGCATTATTTTTAATAACCTCATTAGCGGCCTGGAGGATTCGCTTCGTTGAACGATAATTTTGCTCTAATAAGATTACTTTTGCGCGGGGATAATCTTTTTCAAACGACAAGATGTTAGCAATATCTGCTCCACGCCAACGATATATCGATTGATCCGAATCACCGACAACACAAAGATTTTGAAAACGTGATGCAAGCATTTTCACAAGCATGTATTGAGCACGGTTCGTATCCTGATACTCATCCACGTGAATGTATTGAAATTTCCGTTGGTAGAATTCTAATACTTCCGGCACACGCTGAAATAAATGAATTGTCATCATAATTAAGTCATCAAAATCTAATGCTTGATTTTTACGAAGACGTTTTTGGTATTCTTCATATACATCACTGACTACTTGTTCGTAATATCCTCCGACAAGTTTAGAGTACTCTTCCGGGTCAACTAATTCATTTTTGGCGCTGCTAATTGTTCCGAGAATAGACCTAGCATCAAATTTCTTCGGATCAATATTTTTATCTTTTAAGATTCCTTTTACCACTGATTGTTGGTCCGTTGGGTCCAAAATTGTAAAATTACGATTAAAACCAATTCGATCGATATCTCGTCTTAAAATACGAACACACATCGAGTGGAAAGTGGAAATCCATACATCTTCGGCAGCTCCACCCATGATAGTTCCAATCCGTTCCTTCATTTCTTTCGCTGCTTTATTCGTGAAGGTAATCGCTAAAATATTATAAGGATTGACGCCCTTTTCCACCATTAAATAAGCAACCCGATGGGTAAGAACACGGGTTTTTCCACTTCCAGCACCAGCCATTAACAAAAGTGGTCCGTCCGTTGTTTTTACGGCTTCTTGTTGCTCGGGATTAAGACCATTTAAAAGTCGATCTGTTAAAAATTGCATTATTTCACACCACCATTCAGGAACATTTGTTCCTATTATATATGTTTATTATAAACAATGTCTACTACCTTAAATCTTTACGGCTTTGACTGTTTTCAGTGCTTCCTCTAAATTTTCATACAAAGCATTGCCAATAACAATTACATCCGCAAATTGACCCATTTCTTTCGCTTGTGCTGCAGTGGAAATTCCCCCGCCATAAAACAATTTCGTTTGATTTAATTGAGCCTTTGCGGCTTTTACAAGTTCAATATCACCATATTTTCCGCTATATTCTAAATAAAAAATAGGCATTTTAAATAAATGCTCAGCCATCATTGCGTAAGCAACAACATCCTCTTCATCCAAATCAGTATTTGCTCCAGTTAGATTAGCTACTTTACAATCATCATTTAAAATGCAGTAGCCTTCAACGATGAGCTCATCCCAATTCATTAAAACCCCATATTCTTTTACCGCTTCATGATGAATCCCCTTAATCCACTTAGCATCTGTCGTGTTAAGTATTGTTGGGATAAAATATAAATCAAAACCCGGTGTGATAGATTCAATCGTAGAAACTTCTAACACACATGGTACTGTATATCTTCTTACTCGAGACATTAAATTTAGAACATTTTCCAATGTGACTCCATCTGATCCACCAATAATGATTGCACTTGTTCCTGATTCACATATTTTTTCTAAATTTTCATCCGATATATCCTTATTAGGATCTAATTTAAAGGCGTGGCGCCACTCGCGAACGTCATACATCCGTAAAAAATCCTCCATTCTATATTCCTACATCATTATAGCATTTGAATGAACAAGCTAAAAAGAGTTTCCAATGATATTAGAAGGTAATTATTTGAAAACATGATAGTTAAAATTATCAAATTATATATATCTAAGGACAAAAGTCCCGTTAATTACATGTAAATGTATGAAAATGCATAAATATTAGTTCAAGTTAGGAAAATTTGAAAATTTAATGGGGATTTATCACAATAATTTCGTGTTATTTTCCCAAGTTAAATGTCCTAGAAAGTATGCTATTATAAGGATAAGAACTTTTCCACCAAGCAATAAAATTTGTTAGGAGGATGAAAAAATGATAAAAGAAAAGAAGCCAGCGAAAATTACTAAAAGGGAAATCGACACATTGATATTCAAGATTGATCGATTATTAAGCGAAAAGAAAACTACCGAATTGCAAAAAGCATAATATAACAATAGGCTTTTGGCATAGTCCAAAAGCCCTCTCTTACATTTTCTTATTGTTTTTGGTATATTTTCAAGATATTCTAAATATAATGAGTACTACATCTATTTTCACCCATCTTTTCTACTAGATTAGTAGTAATCCCGAAAAAATTATCTTATTATTACCACTTCACACAATTTTTAATATATAATAAGGTAAATATGCAGGTTTAGGTGATTACTATGAATATCGGTGCCATTATCAAGTTAAATAGAATTAATCAAAATTTAACACAAGAGGAACTTGCCGATGGAATTATCTCAATTTCCTATCTATCAAAAATTGAAAATGGGAAAATTGAACCTAATGAAGAAGTCATAAAGCTTCTCTGTCGCAAACTAGGCATTCAAATCAATAGTCAAATTGATGACAGTACAAGGGTCAAATGCAATGAATGGTTTCACCTCTTGCTAACTTCCTCCAACATCGAAGAAATTAAACAGAAATATAAAGAAATCAATGAAGTATCTAAAACGATACATGATTCTGAACTACAGTTATTAATCAAAATTCACATGATAAGATACTATTTAAAAATCGGTGAAACAACGAGGGCATTCGAACAGATTAATAATTTAAAAGATGTAAGCGGTACATTTAATAACTTACAAAAATATTATTGGTATAAGTTTAATGGGAATTATTATTCGATCGTTGAGGAAGAGAATGATGCCCTTCAAAAATATACACTTTCTGAGGATTTTATCCCACATCTCGACCTTCCAGAAGATGAAATTGCAGATATTCTTTATTCACTTGCCGTTACATACAGTAAACATCGATTAACTTCCGAAGCACAAAGTTATGCTAATAGGGCATTAGAATACTATAGACAAATTTATAATTTTTCGAGATGTGCTGAGTGCCACATAGTATTAGGTATTTGCTATAGACGGATCAATAATCATCAGAAGGCAGAAAAAAATTATCAGTTAGCTAAGCAACTTGCGGAAAGTACAGATAACAAAAGGTTAGTTCATCTAACTCATTTAAATATGGGTTATCTTTACTTTACAAAAGGAGATTATAATCAAGCTATCAAACATCTTGACATTATTGTAAATGAAAAAGATGTACCATTAATTGACCGTCTTGCAGCTTTAACCTCTATTATAGGCGAATCATATATTAATAATGATTTAAAGGAAACAAAAAAAAGAATTAATCAAGGGTTAAATTTGATAAATGCTAAAAATAAAAATAAGTATCTTTCTTTTTATTACGAGATACTTAGCCATTTATATTTAATAGATAAAGAGTATGAAAAATTTGAAAAC encodes:
- a CDS encoding helix-turn-helix domain-containing protein, whose protein sequence is MNIGAIIKLNRINQNLTQEELADGIISISYLSKIENGKIEPNEEVIKLLCRKLGIQINSQIDDSTRVKCNEWFHLLLTSSNIEEIKQKYKEINEVSKTIHDSELQLLIKIHMIRYYLKIGETTRAFEQINNLKDVSGTFNNLQKYYWYKFNGNYYSIVEEENDALQKYTLSEDFIPHLDLPEDEIADILYSLAVTYSKHRLTSEAQSYANRALEYYRQIYNFSRCAECHIVLGICYRRINNHQKAEKNYQLAKQLAESTDNKRLVHLTHLNMGYLYFTKGDYNQAIKHLDIIVNEKDVPLIDRLAALTSIIGESYINNDLKETKKRINQGLNLINAKNKNKYLSFYYEILSHLYLIDKEYEKFENLMINEFIPYLKEQKNYAKLAGFAEMLGNHFESIHKYKSASTYYKLVNFSYKQIVQI
- a CDS encoding heptaprenylglyceryl phosphate synthase — encoded protein: MYDVREWRHAFKLDPNKDISDENLEKICESGTSAIIIGGSDGVTLENVLNLMSRVRRYTVPCVLEVSTIESITPGFDLYFIPTILNTTDAKWIKGIHHEAVKEYGVLMNWDELIVEGYCILNDDCKVANLTGANTDLDEEDVVAYAMMAEHLFKMPIFYLEYSGKYGDIELVKAAKAQLNQTKLFYGGGISTAAQAKEMGQFADVIVIGNALYENLEEALKTVKAVKI
- the pcrA gene encoding DNA helicase PcrA; its protein translation is MQFLTDRLLNGLNPEQQEAVKTTDGPLLLMAGAGSGKTRVLTHRVAYLMVEKGVNPYNILAITFTNKAAKEMKERIGTIMGGAAEDVWISTFHSMCVRILRRDIDRIGFNRNFTILDPTDQQSVVKGILKDKNIDPKKFDARSILGTISSAKNELVDPEEYSKLVGGYYEQVVSDVYEEYQKRLRKNQALDFDDLIMMTIHLFQRVPEVLEFYQRKFQYIHVDEYQDTNRAQYMLVKMLASRFQNLCVVGDSDQSIYRWRGADIANILSFEKDYPRAKVILLEQNYRSTKRILQAANEVIKNNANRKPKNLWTENEDGPKIVYYRADSEQTEAQYVAGKIKEITNSGQRKLSDIAILYRTNAQSRVIEEVLLKSNIEYNIVGGIKFYDRKEIKDILAYLRLIANPNDDISLQRVINVPKRGIGATSFDKIARYAADHDLSIMDALKEIDFIGVSPKIANAANGFYELIKGYTGMQEYLSVTELVEEVLEKSGYREMLKAEKTIESQSRLENIDEFLSVTKNFEEANDDKSLVAFLTDLALVADIDRLDEEETKNETCVLMTLHSAKGLEFPVVFLIGLEEGVFPHSRSLMEEAEMEEERRLAYVGITRAEEELFLTNAGMRTLFGRTNMNPVSRFISEIPEDILEPVQKEARQINKPFGSARKPATNRPVMRPVTASTGGSEVFWVVGDKAEHKKWGIGTVVSVKGEGKSVELDIAFPSPVGIKRLLAEFAPITKV